In Leptospira limi, a single genomic region encodes these proteins:
- a CDS encoding Lsa36 family surface (lipo)protein — MRNRTLTLLLILGTSLFSPSRMDAGVTCSGDACTILPASIQSQINNLDQALKLQYTDKVLATMSEAAVVSNINSSMMGPGLVNRFQVGLGVSLAGQQKEDINVVYQNLSFQKLPNVGASLAPNFIVAVNLGWLMGGGPSDTEPELKTFLHRFNLYLHGFKFNFAQGDVQKAIEAQNKNVDLGGDITSGGFTLRYHLIENYSDGIGLFEFSGISMGLGLHYQRQVIDVTYNDNKTQSLTLGPAVGTWGGSTTFNYSSTVTSVPIDIRTGFRLFYFFTLFAGGGTSMNFGSSSLNLTRSGPLVLALDSNAISASLSPEIAALIPASALGQTKTGTLSMDISGKAQAPNTTNFLIAGVEINALITKLTVEAVVAQNVQSVMVGAKFTF, encoded by the coding sequence ATGAGAAATCGTACACTCACTCTCCTTCTAATTCTGGGAACATCCTTGTTTTCCCCAAGCCGAATGGACGCTGGTGTTACCTGTTCGGGAGATGCCTGTACGATTTTACCAGCCTCCATCCAATCCCAAATCAATAATTTAGACCAAGCCTTAAAATTACAGTACACAGACAAAGTTCTAGCAACGATGTCGGAAGCTGCGGTAGTCTCGAATATCAATTCCTCTATGATGGGGCCTGGCCTTGTGAACAGATTCCAAGTGGGACTTGGTGTATCACTCGCAGGCCAACAAAAAGAAGACATCAATGTGGTTTACCAAAATTTAAGTTTTCAAAAATTGCCTAATGTGGGTGCATCCCTTGCACCTAACTTTATTGTTGCGGTCAACTTAGGTTGGCTTATGGGAGGTGGTCCCTCTGATACGGAACCAGAACTCAAAACATTTTTACATCGATTTAACCTGTATTTACATGGTTTTAAATTTAACTTTGCCCAAGGTGACGTACAAAAAGCAATTGAAGCACAAAACAAAAATGTAGATTTAGGGGGAGACATCACATCAGGAGGATTTACCCTTCGTTACCACTTAATTGAAAACTATTCTGATGGAATTGGACTCTTCGAATTTTCGGGGATCTCTATGGGTCTTGGGTTACATTACCAAAGGCAAGTCATTGATGTCACTTACAACGACAACAAAACACAATCACTCACATTAGGTCCCGCAGTTGGTACTTGGGGAGGTTCCACTACCTTCAATTATTCGAGTACAGTCACAAGTGTACCCATTGACATCCGTACAGGGTTTCGCTTGTTTTACTTTTTTACTTTATTTGCAGGAGGGGGAACTTCCATGAATTTTGGTAGTTCCTCCCTGAACCTAACTCGTTCTGGACCACTTGTCCTTGCTCTTGATTCCAATGCGATCTCGGCTTCCCTCTCTCCAGAAATTGCAGCCCTCATCCCCGCATCTGCTCTTGGCCAAACAAAGACGGGAACGTTATCTATGGATATCAGCGGAAAGGCACAAGCACCTAACACCACAAACTTTCTCATTGCTGGTGTGGAAATCAATGCCCTCATCACCAAACTCACGGTAGAAGCGGTCGTGGCACAAAATGTCCAATCTGTCATGGTTGGGGCAAAATTTACCTTCTAA
- a CDS encoding PilZ domain-containing protein, with the protein MPPIQEKRKYVRVKPLENEPVEIHLMGTALLDVLHASDISMGGVGIVAPNHFDEWDMNETVEILVALPGDLADFLAKGVIKQIGKKSKESGVYGVQFTAMGPKGKQDLQVYINRMVRQNRVLN; encoded by the coding sequence ATGCCTCCTATCCAAGAAAAACGGAAATATGTCCGCGTAAAACCCCTAGAAAACGAACCAGTTGAGATCCATTTGATGGGAACGGCCTTATTGGATGTGTTACATGCAAGTGACATTAGTATGGGTGGGGTGGGGATTGTGGCCCCTAACCATTTTGATGAATGGGATATGAACGAAACTGTGGAAATCCTTGTGGCACTTCCTGGAGATTTGGCAGATTTTTTGGCAAAAGGTGTGATCAAACAAATTGGCAAAAAATCTAAAGAATCAGGAGTTTACGGTGTCCAATTTACAGCTATGGGCCCAAAGGGCAAACAAGACTTACAAGTGTACATCAACCGCATGGTTAGGCAAAATCGTGTTTTGAATTGA